The Corallococcus soli DNA window CGGCCGATCTCCTGGCCGCCGTAGAGGGGGAGCACGCTGACGCCCAGCTTCTGGCCATAGCGGTGGATGGCTTCGGACACCTGCATGGCCAGCTCGCGCGTGGGCACGAGCACCAGCGCGGAGGTGCTGTGGGGCGTGGCGGCCCCGGGGGTGAGGTGTTGCAGGAGGGGCAGCGCGAACGCGGCCGTCTTGCCGGTACCGGTGGCGGCGATGCCCAGCAGGTCCTTGCCGGCGAGCAGGGGCGGGAGCGCGGCCGCCTGGATGGGCGTGGGCTCTTCGTAGCCGAGCGTCGTCAGCGCCTCGACCAGCTCGGGCTTGAGCCCGAGGGAGTCGAAGGTGGGGTTTTCAATTTCAGTGGCGGGAGGCGGGGGAGTCTTCACAGGGCGGCTTGTACCACTTTCACGCCCCGGCGTCGGACTTGCCGCGTCAGGGGCGTTCACGACCGTTCAAGCGCTCCGGGGCTTCCGGTTTTCAGGCTCCCGGGCCCAGGTGCGCCGCCAGCGCTTCCGAGACGGAGACCGCTCCCCGGGCCAGGTCCGCACCGGACAGCACCAGCCGCGCGCGGCGCCCGCCGTCCAGGGCCGTCCCCTCCAGGAGGGAGGAGAGGCCCCGGGGCCCCCGGTCGATGTCGAGGATCAGCTCCAGGCTGTCCTCCGTGGGGAACGGCAGCAGGGCGAGGGTGCGCGGAGGCCCCTGCCATGCGGGACCGGAATGGAATTCCAGCTCCTGGACGAAGGGCTCGTCACGGCCCAGCGGGGGGCCTGCCTCGCAGTAGGCGTTCTTCCACTGGAGGCCCAGGTGCTGGACGGCGTCGAGCACCGTCTGGAGGGACGGGTGGGGCAGGACGTGGATGCGGTCGCTGTCCTCGGGGTTGAGGGCGTTGTCGATGTCGAGCGCCGTCTTGATCCACACCGGCGAGCCGCGCTCGGTGAGGGGCGTGTGCACGGGCATCCGCAGGGAGAACGGCACCTCCTTCGTCTCCTGGGGTTCGAGCGTGAAGGGGTTGGCGACGCGCCAGGTGCGCA harbors:
- a CDS encoding sporulation protein; translated protein: MSFKKMLARLGIGSARVDTRLEHDTVRAGGDLRGAVHIQGGHTPQRIDRIDLHLMAQYLQRDNDRRSALNTVVRTWRVANPFTLEPQETKEVPFSLRMPVHTPLTERGSPVWIKTALDIDNALNPEDSDRIHVLPHPSLQTVLDAVQHLGLQWKNAYCEAGPPLGRDEPFVQELEFHSGPAWQGPPRTLALLPFPTEDSLELILDIDRGPRGLSSLLEGTALDGGRRARLVLSGADLARGAVSVSEALAAHLGPGA